A stretch of the Poseidonibacter parvus genome encodes the following:
- a CDS encoding SAM-dependent methyltransferase gives MIKFSEYFNQWLYDSDGYYATYKQIGKDGDFYTSVSTSSFFGGAIAKKIIKTIEDGFLPKNTTILEIGAHHGYLLADIIQFIYTLKPQLLETLNFSIVERFPKLQEKQKEYIKESFGNTINLKHYNDLNEVKLDNAYVIANEIFDAFACELVYTNEKDVLQQAFVENHKIKFIDCIDKNIINHCKKYQITKGEVGLSYESFVNTLCSNINSFEFLSFDYGDRYPRNDFSARIYEKHEVFPIFEEELDLQKLYKNSDITYDVHFNHLRDCFKNNKLENIIFNTQLKALVEFGIIELLEILKANVDESTYLRQTQKVKTLLEPTGMGDRFKIINVRK, from the coding sequence ATGATAAAATTTAGTGAATACTTTAATCAATGGCTTTACGATAGTGATGGCTATTATGCTACATATAAACAAATAGGAAAAGATGGGGATTTTTATACATCCGTTTCTACCTCATCATTTTTTGGTGGTGCAATTGCAAAAAAAATTATAAAAACAATAGAAGATGGTTTTTTACCTAAAAATACTACTATTTTAGAAATTGGTGCTCATCATGGATATCTACTTGCAGATATAATTCAATTTATTTATACTCTTAAACCACAACTTCTTGAAACTTTGAATTTTTCAATAGTTGAAAGGTTTCCTAAACTTCAAGAAAAACAAAAAGAATATATTAAAGAGTCTTTTGGAAATACAATAAACTTAAAGCATTACAATGATTTAAATGAAGTTAAACTTGATAACGCTTATGTAATAGCAAATGAAATATTTGATGCTTTTGCATGTGAGTTAGTTTATACAAATGAGAAGGATGTTTTACAACAAGCTTTTGTAGAAAATCATAAAATCAAGTTTATTGATTGTATTGATAAAAATATTATAAATCATTGTAAAAAATATCAAATTACAAAAGGTGAGGTAGGTTTATCTTATGAAAGTTTTGTAAATACGCTATGTTCTAATATAAATAGTTTTGAATTTTTAAGTTTTGATTATGGAGATAGATATCCTAGAAATGACTTTTCTGCTAGAATTTATGAAAAGCATGAAGTATTTCCAATATTTGAAGAAGAATTAGATTTACAAAAACTATATAAAAATTCTGATATTACTTATGATGTTCACTTTAATCATTTAAGGGATTGTTTTAAAAATAATAAATTAGAAAATATAATATTTAATACTCAACTAAAAGCTTTAGTTGAATTTGGTATTATTGAATTATTAGAAATTCTTAAAGCAAATGTCGATGAATCAACATATTTAAGACAAACACAAAAAGTTAAAACACTACTTGAACCAACTGGAATGGGAGATAGATTTAAAATTATAAATGTTAGAAAATAA
- a CDS encoding FIST N-terminal domain-containing protein: MKTYNYKLKNENIQDIINFDLFKNKENILIQVFCGQEKSRLQETVDSLFSFLPNAFCIGTTTNGEIYEGEVTSFSIIISISIFEETFIKESFQTQKSSFQKGLQLAKELITPNTKLLILFTDALHTNADELLKGIKEINPSVMIAGAIAGDNSNFKNTYISSGNKVFDNGTVGISLNSDNLNVQNDSRFNWSPIGIEHKITKAVDNRVYEINNIKAISFYEKYLGKEFSDLFLQNSIAFPLLIKNNNSYIARAALKLFEDGSLEFSGNLKEGQKVKFGFGNAEMILKDPIIPYDKDYSDIQSFFIYSCVARKIFVGDSINKENSAYSSIANTAGFFSYGEFYYEKENTKLLNQCFTMVALKESITNKNINSNLNQKNKNITSSKYSKTMQTLTHLIEQSSKDYDEQSKHLEIEKINSQMLLTSQKIFLRHAVHETNTPISVIMSNIELYEMEHGKNSYLSTIEVALKNIFNIYDDLSYLVKKDQFNYPKRDIDFVDYIRSRIDFFNLSAKQFGSNIVFNSMFKTLTFNFNETKLQRIIDNNLTNAIKYTQENSNIYITLTKEENSHILTFSSCSQYIQNPQKVFKEYYREESIKEGFGLGLSLVKRICDEENVDIKVESNEFYTSFNYIFNLEAK; the protein is encoded by the coding sequence ATGAAAACCTATAATTATAAGCTAAAAAATGAAAACATTCAAGATATTATAAACTTTGATTTATTTAAAAATAAAGAGAATATTCTTATACAAGTTTTTTGCGGTCAAGAAAAATCAAGATTACAAGAAACGGTAGATTCATTATTTAGCTTTTTACCTAATGCATTTTGTATTGGAACTACAACTAATGGTGAAATTTATGAAGGTGAAGTAACTTCTTTTTCTATTATAATTTCTATTTCAATTTTTGAAGAAACATTTATAAAAGAATCTTTCCAAACACAAAAGAGTAGTTTTCAAAAAGGCTTGCAATTAGCAAAAGAATTAATCACTCCAAATACTAAACTTCTGATTTTATTTACAGATGCTTTACATACTAATGCAGATGAACTCTTAAAAGGAATAAAGGAAATAAATCCTTCAGTAATGATTGCAGGTGCAATAGCAGGAGATAATTCAAACTTTAAAAACACTTATATATCTTCAGGAAATAAAGTTTTTGATAATGGAACAGTTGGAATTTCTTTAAACTCAGATAACTTAAATGTTCAAAATGATTCAAGATTTAATTGGTCTCCTATTGGAATTGAGCATAAGATTACAAAAGCAGTAGACAACAGGGTTTATGAAATCAATAATATCAAAGCAATAAGTTTTTATGAAAAATATTTAGGAAAAGAATTTTCAGATTTATTTTTGCAAAATTCAATAGCCTTTCCTCTTTTAATAAAAAACAATAATTCATATATAGCAAGAGCAGCATTAAAGCTATTTGAAGATGGAAGTTTAGAATTTTCAGGCAATCTAAAAGAGGGTCAAAAAGTAAAGTTTGGGTTTGGTAATGCTGAAATGATTTTAAAAGACCCAATAATTCCTTATGATAAAGATTATAGTGATATACAAAGTTTTTTTATTTATTCATGTGTTGCAAGAAAAATTTTTGTTGGGGATTCAATAAATAAAGAAAATAGTGCTTATTCAAGTATTGCAAATACTGCTGGATTTTTTTCTTATGGGGAGTTTTACTATGAAAAAGAAAATACTAAACTACTTAACCAATGTTTTACAATGGTTGCTTTAAAAGAATCAATCACAAACAAAAATATTAACTCAAATTTAAATCAAAAAAATAAGAATATTACTTCTAGTAAGTATTCTAAAACTATGCAAACATTAACTCATTTAATTGAACAATCATCAAAAGATTATGATGAGCAATCAAAACACTTAGAAATAGAAAAAATAAATTCACAAATGCTATTAACCTCTCAAAAAATATTCTTAAGACATGCTGTACATGAAACAAATACACCTATATCAGTTATTATGAGTAATATTGAACTTTATGAAATGGAACATGGGAAAAATAGTTATTTATCAACAATTGAAGTTGCTTTAAAAAATATTTTTAACATTTACGATGATTTAAGTTATTTAGTAAAAAAAGATCAGTTTAATTATCCTAAAAGAGATATTGATTTTGTAGACTATATTCGTTCAAGAATAGATTTCTTTAATTTATCTGCAAAGCAATTTGGTTCAAACATAGTTTTTAATTCTATGTTTAAAACATTAACTTTTAATTTTAATGAAACTAAACTACAAAGAATTATTGATAATAACTTAACAAATGCGATAAAATACACTCAAGAGAATTCAAATATTTACATTACTTTGACAAAAGAAGAAAATAGTCATATTCTAACGTTTTCTTCTTGTTCTCAGTATATTCAAAACCCACAAAAAGTATTTAAAGAGTATTATAGGGAAGAATCTATAAAAGAAGGTTTTGGATTAGGCCTTAGTTTAGTAAAAAGAATTTGTGATGAAGAGAATGTAGATATAAAAGTTGAATCAAATGAATTTTATACCTCATTTAACTATATTTTTAATTTGGAGGCAAAATGA
- a CDS encoding response regulator transcription factor → MKILLLEDDVMLNRAITQYLQSTNHEVRTARDGTNCLRILDEEAFELLILDINVPDINGFEVLETLHGKNIIIPTIFISALIDIEEISRAFELGCYDYLKKPFHLKELTLRINKISQSQIVPQQNKVLSQCYSFNSNSLTLMYNNTTHTLTKRQLQIIQLLARYKNATVNYDMFREYVWRDDNIDNATIRAEVNRLKKVLKEDFITNIRGLGYMIEYEKEE, encoded by the coding sequence ATGAAAATCTTATTATTAGAAGACGATGTAATGCTAAATCGTGCAATTACTCAGTATCTTCAATCAACTAATCATGAAGTAAGAACAGCAAGAGATGGAACAAATTGTCTTAGAATATTGGATGAAGAAGCTTTTGAACTTTTAATACTTGATATTAATGTTCCAGATATTAATGGTTTTGAAGTCCTTGAAACACTTCATGGAAAGAATATAATTATTCCTACTATTTTTATATCTGCATTAATTGATATTGAAGAGATTTCAAGAGCTTTTGAACTTGGCTGTTATGATTATTTAAAAAAACCTTTTCACTTAAAAGAGTTAACTTTACGAATAAATAAAATATCGCAATCACAAATAGTTCCACAACAAAATAAAGTACTTTCACAATGTTATAGTTTTAACTCAAACTCTTTAACACTTATGTATAACAACACTACTCATACTCTTACAAAAAGACAATTACAAATTATTCAACTACTTGCAAGATATAAAAACGCTACAGTTAATTATGATATGTTTAGAGAATATGTTTGGAGAGATGATAATATTGATAACGCAACAATAAGAGCAGAAGTTAATAGACTAAAAAAAGTATTAAAAGAAGATTTTATTACAAATATTAGAGGTCTTGGTTATATGATTGAGTATGAAAAAGAAGAATAA